A window of the Lolium perenne isolate Kyuss_39 chromosome 7, Kyuss_2.0, whole genome shotgun sequence genome harbors these coding sequences:
- the LOC127318570 gene encoding subtilisin-like protease SBT1.5: MEALRLLLLLLAVVVGVSGGSGADDAGGARTYIVRMDADAKPSAFPTHAHWYESAVLAASGGGDWPEGGPLIHTYSAALHGFSARMSPSAAASLATARGVAAVVPERVRHLATTRSPRFLGMLSSPPSAILADSDFGSDLVIAIIDTGISPTHRSFSDRGLGPVPPKWRGVCASGPGFPPSSCNRKLVGARFFSAGYETTSGRMNESAEIRSPLDNDGHGTHTASIAAGRYVFPASTLGYARGVASGMAPKARLAAYKVCWAGGCFDSDILAAFDAAVADGVDVVSLSVGGVVVPYYLDAIAIGAFGATEAGIVVSASAGNGGPGGLTVTNVAPWMTTVGAGSMDRAFPANVRLGNGQVLDGVSVYGGPVLQAGKMYELVYAGATNTGASPSAADGYSASMCLDGSLDQAVVRGKIVVCDRGVNSRAAKGDVVHRAGAVGMVLANGAFDGEGLVADCHVLPATAVGAASGEKLRKYIASSTPQKPATGTILFQGTHLGVHPAPMVAAFSARGPNPQSPEILKPDLVAPGLNILAAWPSGVGPAGIPSDGRRTEFNILSGTSMACPHISGLAALLKAAHPSWSPAAIKSALMTTAYLKDNSNGTMIDESTGAVADVFDFGAGHVDPMRAMDPGLVYDIGPADYVNFLCNLNYTEQNIRAITRRPADCRGARRAGHAGNLNYPSMSAMFVADGTNPTMKTHFIRTVTNVGGGRAVYRAAVRAPEGSTVTVQPKQLVFRRDGQKLSFTVHVEAAMPTQAKKMEPGSSQVRSGALTWSDGRHAVVSPIVVTLQAPVQ, encoded by the coding sequence ATGGAGGCACTCCGGCTGCTGCTTCTCCTTCTTGCTGTCGTCGTGGGCGTCTCCGGCGGCAGCGGGGCCGATGATGCAGGAGGGGCGAGGACCTACATCGTGCGGATGGATGCCGACGCAAAGCCGTCAGCTTTCCCGACGCACGCGCATTGGTACGAGTCGGCGGTGCTGGCGGCGTCCGGGGGCGGGGACTGGCCGGAGGGCGGCCCGCTGATCCACACCTACTCCGCCGCGCTCCACGGCTTCTCCGCGCGGATGTCCCCGTCCGCCGCCGCGTCCCTAGCGACCGCTCGCGGCGTGGCGGCCGTGGTGCCGGAGCGCGTCCGCCACCTCGCCACCACGCGCTCCCCGCGGTTCCTCGGGATGCTCTCCTCCCCGCCCTCAGCCATCCTCGCGGACTCCGACTTCGGGTCCGACCTCGTCATCGCCATCATCGACACCGGCATCTCGCCCACGCACCGCAGCTTCAGCGACCGGGGCCTCGGCCCGGTCCCGCCGAAATGGCGCGGCGTGTGCGCCTCGGGGCCCGGCTTCCCGCCCAGCTCCTGCAACCGCAAGCTCGTCGGCGCCCGCTTCTTCTCCGCCGGGTACGAGACCACCTCCGGCCGGATGAACGAGAGCGCCGAGATCAGGTCCCCGCTCGACAACGACGGGCACGGGACGCACACGGCCTCCATCGCCGCCGGCCGGTACGTGTTCCCGGCCTCCACCCTCGGCTACGCGCGCGGCGTCGCCTCCGGGATGGCCCCGAAGGCGCGCCTCGCCGCCTACAAGGTGTGCTGGGCCGGCGGCTGCTTCGACTCCGACATCCTCGCCGCCTtcgacgccgccgtcgccgacgGCGTCGACGTCGTCTCCCTCAGCGTCGGCGGCGTCGTCGTGCCCTACTACCTCGACGCCATCGCAATCGGGGCCTTCGGCGCCACGGAGGCCGGGATCGTCGTCTCCGCTTCCGCCGGCAATGGCGGCCCCGGCGGGCTCACCGTCACCAATGTGGCGCCCTGGATGACCACCGTCGGCGCTGGGTCCATGGACCGCGCCTTCCCGGCCAATGTGCGCCTCGGCAACGGCCAGGTGCTCGACGGCGTCAGCGTCTACGGTGGGCCCGTGCTCCAGGCCGGCAAGATGTACGAGCTGGTGTACGCTGGGGCTACAAACACCGGCGCATCACCGTCCGCCGCGGACGGCTACTCGGCGTCGATGTGCCTCGACGGTTCACTCGACCAGGCGGTCGTGCGCGGGAAGATCGTGGTTTGCGACCGCGGCGTGAACTCGCGCGCCGCCAAGGGCGACGTGGTCCACCGCGCGGGCGCCGTCGGGATGGTGCTCGCCAACGGTGCGTTCGACGGCGAGGGCCTAGTGGCTGACTGCCACGTGCTCCCCGCCACCGCCGTCGGCGCCGCCTCCGGGGAGAAGCTCCGGAAGTACATTGCGTCGTCCACTCCGCAGAAGCCGGCCACGGGCACCATCCTCTTCCAAGGGACTCACCTCGGCGTGCACCCAGCgccgatggtggcggcgttctcgGCGCGTGGCCCGAACCCCCAGTCTCCAGAGATCCTCAAACCGGACCTGGTAGCCCCCGGTCTGAACATCCTCGCTGCATGGCCCAGCGGCGTTGGCCCGGCCGGCATTCCCTCAGACGGCCGCCGCACGGAATTCAACATCCTCTCGGGCACCTCCATGGCTTGCCCGCACATCTCCGGCCTCGCCGCGCTGCTCAAGGCCGCGCACCCCAGCTGGAGCCCAGCAGCGATCAAGTCGGCGCTCATGACCACGGCCTACCTCAAGGACAACAGCAACGGCACCATGATCGACGAGTCCACCGGCGCGGTGGCCGACGTGTTCGACTTCGGCGCCGGGCACGTCGACCCGATGCGCGCCATGGACCCTGGCCTCGTCTACGACATCGGCCCCGCGGACTACGTCAACTTCCTCTGCAACCTGAACTACACCGAGCAGAACATCCGCGCGATCACGCGGCGCCCGGCCGACTGCCGCGGCGCGCGCCGCGCCGGCCACGCCGGCAACCTGAACTACCCGTCTATGTCCGCCATGTTCGTCGCGGATGGCACcaatccgacgatgaagacgcaCTTCATCCGGACGGTGACCAACGTCGGCGGTGGCAGGGCGGTGTACCGCGCGGCCGTCAGGGCGCCCGAGGGGAGCACCGTGACGGTGCAGCCCAAGCAGCTGGTGTTCCGGCGCGACGGGCAGAAGCTGAGCTTCACGGTGCACGTCGAGGCCGCCATGCCGACGCAGGCGAAGAAGATGGAGCCCGGGAGCTCGCAGGTGAGGAGCGGGGCCCTGACGTGGAGCGACGGCAGGCATGCCGTCGTTAGCCCGATCGTCGTGACACTGCAAGCGCCAGTGCAGTAG